A single Primulina eburnea isolate SZY01 chromosome 11, ASM2296580v1, whole genome shotgun sequence DNA region contains:
- the LOC140805494 gene encoding LOW QUALITY PROTEIN: transcription factor E2FA-like (The sequence of the model RefSeq protein was modified relative to this genomic sequence to represent the inferred CDS: substituted 1 base at 1 genomic stop codon), with amino-acid sequence MAGPRDEAATPPATAAENGRIFPLQLTPPTAIRRHLPFASMKPPFTQPDDYHHFSTPARAAASAVSAADQLSDAVVVKSTPLKRKNVSGENEAVSNEWTASDVANSPFRTPVSAKGGRLNGRSKVTKNNRSMPSTSISNIDAPSPLTPASSCRYDSSLSLLTKKFINLIKHAEDGELDLNKAADTLQVQKRRIYDITNVLEGIGLIEKKLKNRIHWKGLDNSKPGEADDDATLLQAEIENLSMEERILDERTRQMQEKLRCLSEDEHNQKWLFVTEDDIKGLPXFQNETLIAIKAPHGTTLEVPDPDEAVDYPQRRYRIILRSTMGPIDVYLVSQFEEKFDDMNGVEQSTTFPIASISGSNENPTMQRTCLPNNCPEIEAAAQDSQGFDSIFVASQEFAGRMTKIVPSSVGDETDYWLLSDADVSITDMWKTDSGIDWNGMDILHEEVNIAAAGSTTLPTQQSSSGTADVPPRVNLPPR; translated from the exons ATGGCTGGACCCCGTGACGAGGCGGCGACGCCTCCAGCCACGGCAGCGGAGAATGGGCGGATCTTCCCACTGCAGCTGACGCCGCCGACTGCGATCAGGAGACACCTCCCCTTCGCGTCCATGAAGCCGCCGTTTACTCAGCCGGATGACTACCACCATTTTTCCACACCTGCGCGCGCCGCCGCCTCGGCCGTCTCCGCGGCTGATCAGCTCTCGGATGCGGTTGTTGTCAAGTCTACC CCTTTGAAAAGGAAGAATGTGAGTGGGGAAAATGAAGCGGTGTCTAATGAGTGGACAGCAAGTGATGTAGCTAACAGTCCCTTCCGTACACCTGTATCTGCTAAAGGAGGAAGGCTCAATGGACGGTCAAAAGTCACCAAAAACAACAGATCTATGCCTTCAACCTCCATTTCCAATATTG ATGCTCCATCTCCTCTTACTCCTGCTAGCAGTTGCCGCTATGATAGCTCCTTGA GTCTTCTGACAAAAAAGTTCATAAACTTAATAAAGCATGCAGAAGATGGTGAGCTTGATTTGAACAAAGCTGCTGACACTTTACAG GTTCAGAAGAGAAGGATATATGACATAACCAATGTCCTTGAAGGGATTGGTCTTATAGAAAAAAAGCTTAAAAACAGAATCCACTGGAA GGGACTTGATAATTCGAAACCCGGAGAAGCAGACGATGATGCCACTCTTTTGCAG GCAGAAATTGAAAACCTGTCCATGGAAGAAAGAATTTTAGATGAACGAACAAG GCAAATGCAGGAAAAATTAAGATGCTTGAGCGAAGATGAACACAATCAAAA ATGGCTTTTTGTAACCGAAGATGACATTAAAGGTTTACCCTGATTCCAG aatgaaacCCTCATAGCAATCAAAGCTCCGCATGGAACCACTCTGGAAGTTCCGGATCCTGACGAG GCTGTTGATTATCCCCAGAGAAGATATAGAATTATACTCAGAAGTACAATGGGTCCTATTGATGTTTACCTTGTCAG CCAATTCGAGGAAAAATTCGACGACATGAATGGAGTTGAACAATCAACAACCTTTCCCATTGCTTCAATTTCTGGCTCAAATGAAAATCCAACAATGCAGAGGACCTGCTTGCCAAACAATTGCCCAGAAATTGAAGCCGCGGCACAAGATAGTCAAGGatttgattctatttttgttgcttcACAAGAATTCGCTGGAAGAATGACAAAGATAGTCCCATCAAGCGTTGGT GATGAAACAGACTATTGGCTTCTATCAGATGCAGATGTCAGCATCACAGACATGTGGAAGACAGATT CGGGTATCGATTGGAATGGGATGGATATACTTCACGAGGAGGTGAATATAGCTGCAGCTGGTTCAACAACGCTACCGACCCAACAATCATCATCTGGTACTGCTGATGTACCACCTAGGGTCAATTTGCCCCCCAGATGA
- the LOC140805334 gene encoding NDR1/HIN1-like protein 3: protein MGEIKQPHLNGAYYGPSIPPPEKSYHRPGRRGGGGGGGCCCNPFTCCCSCIMNCICTCIFQIIITILIIVGIFVFICWLIFRPNTVKFYATDASLTEFNLNGTTLHYNLALNLTIRNPNKRIGIYYDQIEARAFYQGQRFSTVELTPFYQDKKSTNSLNADFKGQNLVLLGSKETSNYNDDKESGSFSVDVKLHLRIRLKFWFVKSTKVKPKIDCDLRIPLSSNGTASMSYESKRCDFDWR from the coding sequence ATGGGTGAAATCAAACAGCCCCATCTCAACGGCGCATACTACGGACCATCAATTCCGCCGCCGGAGAAGTCCTACCACCGACCCGGACGtcgcggcggcggcggcggaggCGGGTGCTGCTGCAACCCCTTCACTTGCTGCTGCAGCTGCATCATGAACTGTATATGCACCTGCATATTCCAGATCATAATCACCATTCTTATAATCGTCGGCATTTTCGTCTTCATCTGCTGGCTGATTTTCCGACCCAACACCGTCAAGTTCTACGCCACCGACGCCTCGCTCACCGAATTCAACCTGAATGGCACCACGCTGCATTACAATCTCGCGCTTAACCTGACTATTCGCAACCCTAACAAGCGAATCGGGATCTACTACGATCAGATCGAAGCACGTGCGTTTTACCAGGGGCAGAGATTCTCCACCGTGGAATTGACGCCTTTTTATCAGGATAAGAAGAGCACCAATTCGCTGAATGCCGATTTCAAGGGGCAGAACCTGGTTCTGCTTGGGAGTAAAGAGACATCGAACTACAACGATGACAAGGAATCCGGCTCATTCAGCGTCGATGTAAAGCTTCATCTAAGGATCAGGTTGAAATTTTGGTTCGTGAAATCTACGAAGGTCAAGCCCAAGATTGATTGCGATTTGAGAATCCCTTTGAGCTCCAACGGAACAGCATCTATGAGTTACGAATCGAAGAGGTGTGATTTTGATTGGCGTTGA
- the LOC140804175 gene encoding dihydroneopterin aldolase 2-like isoform X1, whose amino-acid sequence MTSSGNAYVETTMGDKLVLRGLKFHGFHGVKPEERVLGQKFLIDVDAWMDLQAAGKSDDLSDTISYTAIYRIVKEIVEGSPHNLLESVAQLIASSTLCKFPQISAVRVQVGKPHVAVVGPVDYLGVEIIRYRKNEGQS is encoded by the exons ATGACGTCATCCGGTAATG CTTATGTAGAAACAACAATGGGTGACAAGCTTGTATTAAGGGGTTTAAAGTTCCATGGGTTCCACGGGGTAAAGCCCGAAGAACGGGTGTTGGGTCAGAAATTCTTGATAGATGTAGATGCCTGGATGGATCTTCAGGCTGCCGGTAAATCGGATGACCTATCAGATACCATCAGTTATACTGCTATATACCG CATAGTTAAAGAAATCGTCGAGGGTTCACCTCACAATCTTCTCGAATCCGTAGCTCAGCTGATAGCTTCCTCAACTTTGTGCAAGTTCCCCCAGATATCTGCAGTTCGTGTACAGGTAGGAAAGCCACATGTTGCTGTGGTTGGCCCTGTTGACTACCTTGGCGTCGAGATCATTAGATATAGGAAAAACGAAGGACAAAGCTAA
- the LOC140804175 gene encoding dihydroneopterin aldolase 1-like isoform X2 — MGDKLVLRGLKFHGFHGVKPEERVLGQKFLIDVDAWMDLQAAGKSDDLSDTISYTAIYRIVKEIVEGSPHNLLESVAQLIASSTLCKFPQISAVRVQVGKPHVAVVGPVDYLGVEIIRYRKNEGQS, encoded by the exons ATGGGTGACAAGCTTGTATTAAGGGGTTTAAAGTTCCATGGGTTCCACGGGGTAAAGCCCGAAGAACGGGTGTTGGGTCAGAAATTCTTGATAGATGTAGATGCCTGGATGGATCTTCAGGCTGCCGGTAAATCGGATGACCTATCAGATACCATCAGTTATACTGCTATATACCG CATAGTTAAAGAAATCGTCGAGGGTTCACCTCACAATCTTCTCGAATCCGTAGCTCAGCTGATAGCTTCCTCAACTTTGTGCAAGTTCCCCCAGATATCTGCAGTTCGTGTACAGGTAGGAAAGCCACATGTTGCTGTGGTTGGCCCTGTTGACTACCTTGGCGTCGAGATCATTAGATATAGGAAAAACGAAGGACAAAGCTAA